The DNA sequence TTCGCGCTGGTCGAGCGCACCAGCCGCGCGGTCCATGTCACGCCGCTCGGCGCCCAGGTGGTGGCGCGCGCCCGGCGCATGCTGGCCGAGGCCGAGGCGATCCGCGGGCTCGCCCGCCGCGCCGCCGCGCCGCTCAGCCAGCCGCTCACCCTCGGCGTGATCCCGACCCTCGGCCCCTATCTGCTGCCCTGGCTGACCGCCGCGGTCGCGGCCGCCTACCCCGACCTGCGTCTGGTCGTGCACGAGGATCAGACCGACCGGCTGCTGCGGGCGCTGGCCGACTATCGCATCGACGTCGGGCTGATGGCGCTGCCGGTGGCAGCGCCGGCCGGCGGCGGCGACGGCCTCGCCACCCTGCCGCTGTTCGACGAGCCGTTCCTTGTCGCCGCCCCGCCCGGCCATCCCTTTGCCCGCCTGCGCCGGGTCGAGCCCGAGCGGCTCGCCGCCGAACGCCTGCTGCTGCTCACCGACGGCCATTGCCTGCGCGACCAGGCGCTGGCGGTCTGCCGTCTCGCCGCCGAACCGCAGGCATCCGCCGACTTCCGCGCCGCCGGGCTGGAAACGCTGCGCCAGATGGTGGCCGCCGGCATGGGTTGCACGCTGTTGCCGGCGATGGCGGCCGACGCCGCGGGGCCGTCGAGCGTCGTCGTGCGCCCGCTCGCCGGCGACGCCGGCCGGCGCATCGGCATGGTCTGGCGCAACGGCTACGACCGCGCCGGCGACCTGCACCTGCTCGCCGCGTTGATCCGTGCCAGCGCGCCGCCGACGGTCACGCCGGTCGCCGCCTGACACATCAGATAGATTCTCTCTATCCGATCCATCGAAACAATCGATTTCCTATTTAGATTGATTCCAATCAAGGTGACGCACGTCGCCGGGACGACGATAGCCTTGCCAAGTCGCCGCCCGTTGCCGACGCCCGGATCGCCGACCGCGCACCCCTTGACCAAGGAGCCAGCAATGAACGCACCAGTGACCGGCAAGTGTCCCGTGATGCACGGGGGCAACACGTCCCTCGGCCGCAACGTCATGGCGTGGTGGCCGAACGCCCTCAACCTCGACATCCTGCACCAGCACGACACCAAGACCGATCCGCTCGGCCCCGGCTTCGACTATCGCGCGGAACTGAGGAAGCTCGACGTCGCCGCGCTGAAGCGCGACCTGCATGCGCTGATGACCGACAGCCAGGACTGGTGGCCGGCCGACTGGGGCAACTACGCCGGCCTGATGATCCGCATGGCCTGGCACGCCGCCGGCTCCTACCGCATCGCCGACGGCCGCGGCGGCGGCGGCACCGGCAACCAGCGCTTCGCGCCGCTGAACTCATGGCCCGACAATGTCAGCCTCGACAAGGCGCGCCGCCTGCTGTGGCCGATCAAGCGGAAGTACGGCAACGCGGTCAGCTGGGCCGACCTGATCATCCTCGCCGGCACCGTCGCCTACGAGGCGGCCGGGCTGAAGACCTTCGGCTTCGGCTTCGGCCGCCAGGACATCTGGCACCCCGAGACCGACACCTACTGGGGCTCGGAGAAGGAATGGCTGGCTCGCGGCCGCTATGACAGCGACGACGATCCGAGGTCGCTGGAGAACCCGCTGGCGGCGGTGCAGATGGGCCTGATCTACGTCAACCCCGAGGGCGTCGGCGGCAAGCCCGACCCGCAGAAGACTGCGCTGGAGATCCGCGAGACCTTCGCCCGCATGGCAATGAACGACGAGGAGACGGCGGCGCTCACTGCCGGCGGCCACACCATCGGCAAGTGCCACGGCAACGGCGACGCCAGCCTGCTCGGGCCCGACCCCGAGGCGGCGGACGTCGACGGCCAGGGTCTGGGCTGGCGCAACCCGACCGGCAAGGGCATGGGCCGCGACACCGTCACCAGCGGCATCGAGGGCGCCTGGACCACCCATCCGACGCGGTGGGACATGGGCTGGTTCGAGATGCTGTTCAACCATGAATGGGCGCTGCAGAAGAGCCCGGCCGGCGCCTGGCAATGGCAGCCCGTCTCCATCGACGAGGCCGACATGCCGGCGGACGTCGAGGATCCGTCGCTCCGCCGCATGCCGATCATGACCGACGCCGACATGGCGATGAAGGTCGACCCGATCTACAACGCAATCTGCCGCAAATTCATGGCCGACCCGGCCTATTTCGCCGATACCTTCGCCCGTGCGTGGTTCAAGCTCACCCACCGCGACATGGGCCCGAAGGCGCGCTATTTCGGTCCCGACGTGCCGGCCGAGGACCTGATCTGGCAGGACCCGGTGCCCGCCGGCCGCACCGACTACGACGTCGATGCCGTCAAGGCGAAGATCGCCGCGACCGGCCTGTCCACCGGCGAGCTGGTCGCCACCGCCTGGGACAGCGCCCGCACCTTCCGCCGTTCCGACATGCGCGGCGGCGCCAACGGCGCACGCATCCGGCTGGCCCCGCAGAAGGACTGGGCGGGCAACGAGCCGGCGCGGCTGGCCCGGGTGCTGGCGGTGCTCGAGCCGATCGCGGCCGCGACCGGCGCCAGCGTCGCCGACGTCATCGTGCTGGCCGGCAATGTCGGCATCGAGCGCGCGGTCAAGGCCGCCGGCTTCGACATCGCGGTGCCGTTTGCGCCGGGCCGCGGCGACGCCACCGATGCGATGACCGACGCGGATTCCTTCGCGCCGCTGGAGCCGCTGGCCGACGGCTACCGCAACTGGCTGAAGCAGGACTACGCGGTCAGCGCCGAGGAGCTGATGCTCGACCGCACCCAGCTGATGGGCCTGACCGCGCCGGAGATGACCGTGCTGGTCGGCGGCATGCGCATGCTCGGCACCAACCACGGCGGCACCGGCCACGGCGTGTTCACCGACCGTGCGGGCGTGCTGACCAACGACTTCTTCGTCGCCCTCACCGACATGCGCTACGTATGGGCGCCGGCCGGGCCGAACCTCTACGAGCTGCGCGACCGCAAGACCGGCGCGGTCCGCTGGACCGCCACCCGGATGGACCTGGTGTTCGGCTCCAACTCGGTGCTCCGCGCCTATGCCGAGTTCTACGCCCAGGACGACAACCGCGAACGCTTCGTCCGCGATTTCGTCAAGGCTTGGACCAAGGTCATGAACGCCGACCGCTTCGACCGCGACTGACCGCGCAAGACGCGCCGGGGTCGGGCCGTTCTAACGGTCCGGCCCCGTTCGTTGCATCCGCTCAGTGCCGGCCCGGCTTCACTGCCGCCAGCACCGCCGCACGCAGGTCGCCGTCGACCGCCTTGTCGTTCAGGATCCGGGCCACCGCGGCATTGCCCGACCACTTGATCTTGGTGGCGTGCGCCGGGTCGTCGTTGTCGAACGACAGGGTCAGCGACCGGCCGTCGCCGGCCTCCGCCGGCCGGCGCAACGACCGGAACTCGAACGAGCCGGTGACCGGGCAGCTCGAGCCCGAGATCTTGACGGTGCCCTTGAACGTCTTGTCGCGCAGGTTGAGGTCGCCGTTGACGACGATGGTGCACCCGCCCGGTGTCGTGAGTGTGAAATTCTCCAGCTTCATGGCGAGACGGTCCCCTGGGGTTGAAGAGCCTCGATCCGCAGTCGTCGATGCGCGCCCGACGCGGGGTGGCGCCTTTGCCGGCTACTGCGGCGCCGCGTCGATCACCTCCACCACGTCGCCGCCGTCGCACGCGGTCAGGGTCGCATGCCAGCGCGACGGGAAGGCGCGGTCGAGGAAGGTGATCTTCAGCCGCCCCCACGACTGGCTGTCGATGCCGTAGGCGTCGGTCAGCGGCTGGTCGCACGCCAGTGTGCCGCCGCCCTGGTCGGTCCAGGTGCCGGCATAGGTGCCGCGGTCGTCGTAGTTGCCGCCCAGCCCGTCAATCAGCAGCAGGCGGGGGCCCGCCTGCAGCACGGCGGTCGCGCCCAGGTCGTCCCTGTAGACCACCTCGCCGACGTTGCTGGTCCACACCTCGTCGGCCGCGGCCGGTCCGGCCAGGCCGGCGGCAAGCACGGCAGCCAACGGCCACGCACGCGGTCCGGCGCACGAAGCGATCATGCCTCTCACTCCCTCGAAGGCCCGCGCCCGTCGCCGGGTCCGTGCCCAATGCCGGACCGGGGCAACCGCGGGCGCGTCGACGATAGCACGGCACCTCGACACCGGTCGCGTGGCGCGTGCGGAAGGCGCCTGTCACATCGGCCGGCGCTGTCCCGTCTTGTCGTCGGAAGCGGCCGCGCACACGCCGCCGCAACTGCAACCGGAGCCATCGCCATGCGCAAATACCTCGCCCGCCGTGCCATCCGCGCCTTCGGCGCCCGCTACGGCTATGATGTCGCCTACATGCACCACATGCTCGAAACCGCCCCGGCCGCCTTCTTCCGCTTCGCCCAGGCCGCCCGGCTGGCCCGCCATCGCGACGCCGCGTCGCGCGACGCCGCCTTCGCCGCCAAGCTGGTCGGCGCGCTGGCCGAGGATTGCGGCCCCTGCGTCCAGCTCGTCGTCGACATGGCGCGCGAGGCCGGCATGGCGCCCGACCAGGTCCAGGCGGTGCTGACCCGCGACATCGCCCGGATGGGTATCGACACCGCCCTCGGTTTCCGCTTCGCCGACGCGGTCGCCCGGCGCGACCCCGCCGCCGACGCCGCCCGCGACGCGGTCCGCGCCCGCTGGGGCGAGGCCGGGGTGCTCGACCTCACCCTGTCGGTGCAGATCGGCCGCCTGTTCCCGATGGTGAAGATGGGCCTCGGCTATGCCCATTCCTGCCAGCGCGTCCGGGTCGACGACCGTCCGGTCGACGTGATCGGCGCCGCAGCGGTCCCGCAGGCGGCATGACCGCCGACGCCGCAGCCTTCGCCGCGCTGCGGCCGCGCCTGCACGGGCTGGCCTATCGCATGCTCGGCAGCGCCAGCGACGCCGACGACGTGCTGCAGGACGCCTGGCTGCGACTCGGCCGCGCCGACCCGGCCGAGGTCCGCAGCCTCGAGGCCTACCTCGTCACCGTCGTCACCCGGCTCTGTCTCGACCACCTGCGCAGCGCGCGCGCCCGGCGCGAGACCTATGTCGGGCCGTGGCTGCCGGAGCCGCTGCTCGGGCCCGACCCGGCGGCGTCGCCCGAGGCCGCGCGGGCGCTGGCCGACGACCTCTCCTTCGCCCTGCTGCTGACGCTGCAGCGGCTCAGCGGGCCGGAGCGTGCCGCCTTCCTGCTGCACGACGTGTTCGACGCCTCCTTCGCCGAGATCGCCGCCGTGCTCGGCCGCAGCGAGGCGGCCTGCCGCCAGCTTGCCACCCGCGCCCGGCGGGCGGTGCGTGCCGCGCGCCCGGCCCCGCCGCCGCCGCCCGAGGCGCACCGCGCCCTGCTCGCCCGCTTCGTCGACGCCGTCGCCTCCGGCGATATCGCGCGGCTGCAGGCGCTGCTCGCCGCCGATGCCGTCGCCTATTCCGACGGCGGCGGCGTGCGCATCGCCGCGCTGCGGCCGATCCGCGGCGCCGCGCGCGTCGCCCGTTTCTTCCTCGGCCTCGCCCGCAAGGCCCGCCGCCGCGGCCAGGACGTCGCCTTCCGCCCGGTCACGCTCAACGGCGCGCCGGGCCTCGTCGCCTTTGTCGACGGCGCCCTCGACCAGACCTTCGCCATCGACGTCGCCGACGGCCGCATCGCCGCCGTCTACGTGGTCCGCAATCCCGACAAGCTGGCCGCCGTCACCGCCGGCCTCGCCCGCGCCGCCGCGCGGCCTTGACCCCGGCCGCCGCGCCCCTAGGCTGGGCCGCCGCGGCAGTCCGCCGCCGGATCCTGGGGAGGGGAACGCGATGCGCAAGATCGAACGGGTCGGCTATATCGGCGTCGGCCTGATGGGCCACGGCGCCGCCGCCAACATCCTGGCCAAGAGCGGCTGCCGGCTCACCGTGATGGGCCATCGCAACCGCGCCCCGGTCGACGACCTCGTCGCCCGCGGCGCCGCCGAGGCGAAGACGCCGGCCGAGGTCGCCCGCGCCAGCGACGCCGTCTTCCTCTGCGTGCCCTCGGCGGTGGAGGTCGAGGCCACCGTCTACGGCCCCGACGGCATCCTCGCCGGCTGCAGCGACGGCATGGTCCTGGTCGATTCCACCACCAGCGATCCGGTGATGACCCGCCGGGTCGGCGCCGATCTCGCCGCGCGCGGCTGCGCCATGGTCGACGCGGCACTCGGCCGCAGCCCGAAGGAGGCCGAGGCCGGCACGCTCAGCACCTATGTCGGCGGCGACCCGGCGGCCGTCGCCCATGTGCGCCCGCTGCTCGAATGCTATGCCGACACCATCGTCGTCTGCGGGCCGCTCGGCGCCGGCACCACCGCCAAGCTGATCAACAACTGCATCTCCATCGGCACCTGCGCCATCGTCGCCGAGGCCTTCGCCACTGCCGCCAAGATGGGCGTCGACCTGGAACGGCAGTGCGAGGTGATCGAGGCCGGCGGCGCCAACGGCCGCATGTTCCAGGTGATGAAGCCCTGGCTGCTGCACGGCGACGACAGCGCGCTGAAGGGCCCGCTGCGCATCGCCTGGAAGGACATGCGCACCTACAACGCCATGGCCGAGGCCGCCCCCGCCACTGCCGTGGTCGCCGCCGCGATCAGCCAGCTCTACCGCCTGGTCAACATGGCCGGCCACGGCGAACGCTTCATGCCGGTCCTCCCCGGCATCCTCGCCGAGATGGCCGGCGCCAAGATCGGCGACGGCATCTGACTTCGCCGCCCACCCCACTCGCGTCATGCCCGGGCTCGACCCGGGCATCACCCGCTGCCCGCTCCGATCTCGAAAGACGGCCGGGACAAGCCCGGCCATGACGCAAGGGCGAGCGACTGCCCAAGGACCGGCACCGCGGGCCGCCCGTTCAGGCCGCCTCGCCCGCGATCGTCTGCGCCGCCGCCTCGCCGAACAGATAGGCCGTCAGGTTCAGGTTGTGCATGATCGTGTCCGGGAAGGCGCTGGCGTCGGCCACCATCAGGCCGTCGATCCCGTGCACCTTCAGGTCCGGCCCGACCACGCTGGTCGCCGGGTCGCGGCCCATGCGGCAGGTGCCGCTCTGGTGATGGGCGGTGCCGATCGTCGCCGGCACATGGTCGCGGATGGCGCCGGCCGGCTCGATCCATCGGGCGTTGTGGCGGGCGAACGGCGCGCTGGCCAGCAGCGCCCGGTTCGCCTCCCAGGCGTCGGCGAACTTGTCGACGTCGCCCGTGTCCGACAGCAGGCCCAGGTCGATGACCGGCGCCTGCGCCGGGTCGGTGCCGGCGATCTCCACCGTGCCGCGCGAGCCCTGCCGGCACAGATAGGTCCACAGCCCGCACACCCCCTCGTCCTCGTCGACCGGGAACGGGTGGGTCTGCCACCACGGCTCCGGCCCGTCCATCGCCGCGCCGCGCCAGTTGGCGGCGAAGAAGCGCCCGGTGGTGCCCGCCGCCCGCTCGATGCGGAACAGGAACGGCACGCCGGGATGGTCGGTCAGGTTGCGCCCCACCGGCAGGTCGGCCGCCACCGCGATGCCGTGGCGGGCCAGCAGCGCCGCCGGCCCGATGCCGGAGCGCTGCAGGATCGCCGGGCTCATGAACACGCCGGCCGCGATCAGCACGGTCGCCGCACGTGCCAGCCCGCGCGAGCCGTCGGCGCCGGCCCAGTGCACGCCCACCGCCCGCCCGCGCTCGATCGCCACCCGGTCGGCCAGGCAGTTGGCGCGGATGGTCAGGTTGGGCCGGCCGCGCGCCGCGCGCAGATAGGTCACCAGCGTGCCCTGGCGCACCTCCTTCCAGCGGTTGTGCGGCATCGGGCCGAACACGCCGGCCGAGGCGTCGGGCGCGTTCAGGTCGGCCGCCTCGCGGATGCCGAGCGCGGCGCAGCCCTCGGCGAATACCCGGTTGACCGGCGCCCAGCTTTCCGGCCGGTAGCGCTGGATGGTGATCGGCCCGTCGCTGCCGTGATAGGGCGCGTCGGAAGTCCAGGTCGCGCTCGATCCGCATCAGATCCGGCAGCCGGCGCTCCCAGCCCCAGGCCGGCCCGGCCACGTCGGCGAAGCGGTCGAGGTCGAACGGTGCCGGCCGCGCGGCAATGGTCGAGTTGACCATCGACGTGCCGCCGACCAGCCGGCCGCGCGGCAGCCACAGCCGGCGCCCGCCGCGCCGCCCGCCGATGTCGTTGTCGTAGAGGCGCCAGTCGAACTCCGGCACCGCCGGCACCCGCCAGTGGTTCTCGCCGCTGACCGCGAACAGCGGCAGCTGCTCGGCCTCGTCCGGGAAGTCCGGCCCCGCCTCGATCAGCAGCACCCGCCGCCCGGCATCCGCGCTCAGCCGCGCCGCCGCCACCCCGCCGGCCGAGCCGGCCCCGACGACGACGACATCGAATTCATCCGCCATCCGCCCCTCCACCATGCCGGGTCCCGCGATCGCCTTGCCGACGATGGGGTTTCGCGACCACGGCCCATGATGATGCACAGCCGGGCCGGTGGCCGGGCAAGCGGAATCGTCCGAGGCCAGCCGGGACCGCGGAAACGGCCGGGCCCCAACGCCGTTTGATCAAATCAGAATACCTGATACACAGGCGCGACGGCCATGCCGGCCGTCGTTCCGCCGCGCAAGGACTGCCATGAGCCGCAACTTTCTGGTCATCGACCCCGAGGACAACCCGCAGGTGCTGAAGGGCCTGGCGTCGAGCGCCCGGGTCCGGATGCTGAAGATCCTGCACGACAACGGCGGCCTCAACGTCAACGAGATCGCCGAGCGGCTCGACCTGCCGCAGTCCACGGTCTCGTCGAACGTCCAGATCCTCGAGGATGCCGGCCTGGTCCGGACCGAGATCCGCAAGGCGCGCAAGGGCAACCAGAAGATCTGCTATTCGACCTTCGACGAGGTCCTCGTCGTCTTCAAGGACAACGTCAAGGCGCTGAGCGCCAGCGCGATCGAGGTGGCGATGCCGCTCGGGCTCTACACCGGCTTCGAGGTGACCGCCCCCTGCGGCCTGTGCTCGCCCGAAGGCATCATCGGCCTGCTCGACGTGCCCGACACCTTCCTCGAGCCCGACCGCATGAAGGCGGCGCTGGTCTGGTTCACCCGCGGCTACGTCGAATACCAGTTCCCCAACAACGCGCGGAAGGTCAACGCCGCCATCGAGGCGATCGAGTTCGTGATGGAGCTGAGCTCGGAGGTGCCCGGCACCAATGCCAACTGGCCGTCCGACATCTCGCTCGCCGTCAACGGCGCCCCGGTCGGCACCTGGCTGTCGCCCGGCGATTTCGGCGACAAGCGCGGCGCCTACACCCCGGACTGGTGGAAGCTGAAAGGCTCGCAATACGGCAAGCTGAAGAGCTGGCGCATCGCCGCCGACGGCAGCTATGTCGACGGCGTCCGCATCTCCGACGTCGCGCTCGGCGATCTCGACATCGACCGCCATCATTCCATCCGCATGCGCATCGGCGTGCGCGACGACGCCGCCCATCCCGGCGGCATCAACCTGTTCGGGCGCGGTTTCGGCAACTACGACCAGGACATCCTGATGCGGCTGCACACCCGCCGCCGCCCGGCCGACCCGGCGAGCTGAGCGCATCGACGCCCTGCGCGGCGCCTCCGGAGGCGAGTTGTGCCTTGACGGCCCGCCCCCTGTTCCGGTCCAATGAACCGTGATATTCGATATAAATCAAAAAACCGGGAAAGTTGACGGGGAGGCTGACCATGAAGGCGACGGTGACCGCGCACAGCGACTATGCGATCGCGCGGATCGACGATCGGGTCTACGGCGCCTTCCTGGAGCATCTCGGGCGCGCGGTCTACAGCGGCATCTATGAGCCCGGCCATCCCACCGCCGATGCCGACGGCATGCGCGGCGACGTCGCCGAGCTGGTCCGCGCGCTCAGGATCCCGATGGTGCGCTACCCCGGCGGCAATTTCGTCTCGGCCTACAACTGGGAGGACGGCATCGGGCCGAAGGACCAGCGCCCGACCCGGCTCGACCTCGCCTGGCACACCGCGGAATCCAACCACGTCGGCATCCACGAGTTCGCGTCGTGGTGCGACACCGTCGGCACCGACATGATGCTGG is a window from the Alphaproteobacteria bacterium genome containing:
- a CDS encoding LysR substrate-binding domain-containing protein codes for the protein MTLRELQYLVAVADLGHFGRAAEACHVSQPTLSAQLRKLEETLGFALVERTSRAVHVTPLGAQVVARARRMLAEAEAIRGLARRAAAPLSQPLTLGVIPTLGPYLLPWLTAAVAAAYPDLRLVVHEDQTDRLLRALADYRIDVGLMALPVAAPAGGGDGLATLPLFDEPFLVAAPPGHPFARLRRVEPERLAAERLLLLTDGHCLRDQALAVCRLAAEPQASADFRAAGLETLRQMVAAGMGCTLLPAMAADAAGPSSVVVRPLAGDAGRRIGMVWRNGYDRAGDLHLLAALIRASAPPTVTPVAA
- the katG gene encoding catalase/peroxidase HPI yields the protein MNAPVTGKCPVMHGGNTSLGRNVMAWWPNALNLDILHQHDTKTDPLGPGFDYRAELRKLDVAALKRDLHALMTDSQDWWPADWGNYAGLMIRMAWHAAGSYRIADGRGGGGTGNQRFAPLNSWPDNVSLDKARRLLWPIKRKYGNAVSWADLIILAGTVAYEAAGLKTFGFGFGRQDIWHPETDTYWGSEKEWLARGRYDSDDDPRSLENPLAAVQMGLIYVNPEGVGGKPDPQKTALEIRETFARMAMNDEETAALTAGGHTIGKCHGNGDASLLGPDPEAADVDGQGLGWRNPTGKGMGRDTVTSGIEGAWTTHPTRWDMGWFEMLFNHEWALQKSPAGAWQWQPVSIDEADMPADVEDPSLRRMPIMTDADMAMKVDPIYNAICRKFMADPAYFADTFARAWFKLTHRDMGPKARYFGPDVPAEDLIWQDPVPAGRTDYDVDAVKAKIAATGLSTGELVATAWDSARTFRRSDMRGGANGARIRLAPQKDWAGNEPARLARVLAVLEPIAAATGASVADVIVLAGNVGIERAVKAAGFDIAVPFAPGRGDATDAMTDADSFAPLEPLADGYRNWLKQDYAVSAEELMLDRTQLMGLTAPEMTVLVGGMRMLGTNHGGTGHGVFTDRAGVLTNDFFVALTDMRYVWAPAGPNLYELRDRKTGAVRWTATRMDLVFGSNSVLRAYAEFYAQDDNRERFVRDFVKAWTKVMNADRFDRD
- the sigJ gene encoding RNA polymerase sigma factor SigJ, giving the protein MTADAAAFAALRPRLHGLAYRMLGSASDADDVLQDAWLRLGRADPAEVRSLEAYLVTVVTRLCLDHLRSARARRETYVGPWLPEPLLGPDPAASPEAARALADDLSFALLLTLQRLSGPERAAFLLHDVFDASFAEIAAVLGRSEAACRQLATRARRAVRAARPAPPPPPEAHRALLARFVDAVASGDIARLQALLAADAVAYSDGGGVRIAALRPIRGAARVARFFLGLARKARRRGQDVAFRPVTLNGAPGLVAFVDGALDQTFAIDVADGRIAAVYVVRNPDKLAAVTAGLARAAARP
- a CDS encoding NAD(P)-dependent oxidoreductase, which gives rise to MRKIERVGYIGVGLMGHGAAANILAKSGCRLTVMGHRNRAPVDDLVARGAAEAKTPAEVARASDAVFLCVPSAVEVEATVYGPDGILAGCSDGMVLVDSTTSDPVMTRRVGADLAARGCAMVDAALGRSPKEAEAGTLSTYVGGDPAAVAHVRPLLECYADTIVVCGPLGAGTTAKLINNCISIGTCAIVAEAFATAAKMGVDLERQCEVIEAGGANGRMFQVMKPWLLHGDDSALKGPLRIAWKDMRTYNAMAEAAPATAVVAAAISQLYRLVNMAGHGERFMPVLPGILAEMAGAKIGDGI
- a CDS encoding GMC family oxidoreductase; this encodes MDGPEPWWQTHPFPVDEDEGVCGLWTYLCRQGSRGTVEIAGTDPAQAPVIDLGLLSDTGDVDKFADAWEANRALLASAPFARHNARWIEPAGAIRDHVPATIGTAHHQSGTCRMGRDPATSVVGPDLKVHGIDGLMVADASAFPDTIMHNLNLTAYLFGEAAAQTIAGEAA
- a CDS encoding helix-turn-helix domain-containing protein; its protein translation is MSRNFLVIDPEDNPQVLKGLASSARVRMLKILHDNGGLNVNEIAERLDLPQSTVSSNVQILEDAGLVRTEIRKARKGNQKICYSTFDEVLVVFKDNVKALSASAIEVAMPLGLYTGFEVTAPCGLCSPEGIIGLLDVPDTFLEPDRMKAALVWFTRGYVEYQFPNNARKVNAAIEAIEFVMELSSEVPGTNANWPSDISLAVNGAPVGTWLSPGDFGDKRGAYTPDWWKLKGSQYGKLKSWRIAADGSYVDGVRISDVALGDLDIDRHHSIRMRIGVRDDAAHPGGINLFGRGFGNYDQDILMRLHTRRRPADPAS